GCAACAGATCAGGAGCCTCGGTATGAAGACCGGCGTTGCCCTCAACCCGCATACACCTGTGAGCCTGTTGCAGGACGTGATCCAGGACATCGATATGGTATTGATCATGAGCGTGAACCCGGGTTTTGGTGGGCAAACATTCATCCCCCATACACTCGAAAAGCTCAAACAACTGCGCCGCATGGTGGATGAAAAGAAACTGCCCACCATCATTGAAGTGGATGGAGGCGTAACCCTGGATAATGCCGCTTCCATCGTACAGGCCGGCGCCACAGCACTGGTGGCAGGCAGTAGCGTGTTCAAATCACCCGATCCCATTGCCACTATCGCCCAATTGAAACGGGTTGGGTGATCCGGAAATTTCTACTAATTTCGACAGCACAAAAAATACTGCCGGTGAGAGCTATCCTGCTTACGTTGGTTTACCTGATGCTTATCCTTCCCCAGGCTGCCCTTGCCCAGAAAAAACCTGCGACGCTTTCAGGGAAAGTGGTGGATGAAAATGAAAATCCACTGGCCAGGGTTTCTGTAACCATATTGGGTAAACGAAATGGCGTATCCACTTCCGATTCCGGCACATTCACCATACAAGCGCCTTCAGACAAAGCATTCGCACTGGTATTCTCCTTCACCGGTTACAAATCCGTTCAGCGTAATTTCCTGCTCAGCGAGAACGAAGCTGAATATGTGGTAGTGCGAATGGAACGCGGCACAGGTATGCTGGACTCTGTAGTGGTAACCGATCAACGTCAAAGACGCGAAGCAGGCCTCGTGCTCATCAATCCAAAGAACGCCATCAATATCCCCGCACCCGGCGGCGGCATCGAAAGCCTCATCAAAGTATTTGTTGGATCGAATAACGAACTCACTTCACAATATTCCGTACGCGGTGGCAACTATGATGAGAACCTCGTGTACGTAAATGATTTCGAGATCTTCCGTCCTTACCTCGTCCGGAGCGGACAACAGGAAGGTCTCAGCTTCATCAATCCCGAGCTTGCCCGCAATGTGAGTTTCTACAATGGAGGCTTCCAGGCCCGCTATGGCGATAAGATGAGCTCTGTACTGGATATCCAGTACAAGAAACCCAAAACTTTCGGCGGCTCTGCCTACATCGGATTACTGGAACAGGGCCTGCACCTGGAAGGTGCATCGAAGAACGGCAAATTCACTTATCTCGTTGGCGTCCGTAACAGGAGCAACCGAAACCTGCTCAGCAGCCAGGAAACAAAAGGCAACTATGTTCCCTCTTCCGCCGATCTGCAGGCGCAACTCACGTATCAGATCAATCAACGCAATTCACTTGAACTGCTTGGCAATATCTCCCAGACAAAATTCACGCTGATGCCTGAATACAGCCAGCTGACCAGCAGTGTGTTCTCGCCGCTTTTCAGCGCCAACCTGGGCCTCGACATTTTCTTCGAAGGAAGGGAGGAAGATCGATATCGCACCAATATGATCGGCCTAGCCTGGATCCAGCAGCTCAACAAAAAACTTCGCCTCAAATGGATGGCCAGCCGATTCGAGAACGATGAAAAAGAATCCATCGACATCATGGGCGCCTATCTCTTCGGAGACCGCTCTTTCGATAAAGGCAAGCCGGAATTCGGCATGATCACCAATCCGCTGGGCGCCGGCGTGTACCAGAATTTCGCCCGCAACAAACTCAATATCGCCCTCTACAATTTCTCACACAAAGGAAGCTACGACCAGGGCAAACATTTTATCCAGTGGGGACAAACAGTAGAACGTCAAAGCATAACCGATAAGCTCAATGAATGGGAATACCAGGATTCTGCCGGCTACAATATTCCCTACAATCCCAATATGTTCGAGCTCAGCAAAGTGCTGAAAGCAAAAGCTGATATCGATGTGCTGCGCTTGTCTGGCTACATTCAGGACAATATCATTTTCCACGATTCGTCCGACTTCACATTACAGGCCGGTGTACGTTACAATTACAATGACCTCAACAAAGAGTTCCTGCTCTCGCCCCGTATCGGTTTCAGCTGGAAACCCGGCAACTGGGAACGCGATATCATTTTCCGCGGCGCCGCAGGTCTCTATCATCAACCGCCGTTTTACCGTGAGCTTCGCCGTTATGACGGCACCATCAACAAAGACCTGAAAGCACAAAAAAGCTGGCAGATCGCAGGTGGCATGGATTACAATTTCAGATCCGGCAACCGCCCCTTCCGCTTCACCGCAGAAGCGTACTACAAGAACATGTGGGATGTTGTTCCCTACGATATAGACAATGTGCGGATCCGTTACTTCGGTGAGAACCGCGCCAAAGCCTACGCCACCGGCCTGGAGCTCCGCCTCTTCGGCGAACTGGTGAAGGATGCAGAAAGCTGGGTCAGCCTCGGATTCATGCGTACACGCGAAGACCTCGATAAAGACACTTACTACGATTACACACTCGACGATAACAATAATCCTACCGACAGCACCCTCAAAGAAGGAGGCTGGTTTCGCCGCCCTTCCGACAGACTGGTCACTTTCGGCATGTTCCTGCAGGATTATCTCGCCACCAACAAGAATTTCAAAGTATACCTTAACTTTCTCTACGGCAGCAACCTTCCTTACAATATTCCCAACAGCGTGAAATACCGCAATGCCCTGGAGATCGATCCGTATATCCGAATAGACATCGGCTTCAGCGCCCTCCTGCTCGACAGCGAGAAGAGCAACCGCCGCAGTCATAACCCCTTCCGCAACTTCGAAAATATCTGGGCCACCCTGGAAGTGTTCAATCTCATCGACCGCGACAATACCATTTCCTACATGCTGATCAAGGATTTTTCCAACACAGTATTTGCCATGCCCAACAGGCTTACGCCACGCTTACTTAACCTGAAACTGATCGCCCGTTTTTAGATCAGCCTGATATTAAATTCCATTTCTCACCTATGCATTATCGTTATTCAGCAATTCATTGCTGCCGGCATCAGATTTTCTAAAGGTGACCGATAACCGCTTTGATCGTCCATTTTTCTTCCCAATTCCCACGCTGTTCCCGTTCCGGGACTGGCAGTGCTTGTGCCAAAATCATATGTAGTTGAAAATCAGCTATCCTATACTCTGGCACCAGTTTGGCATTTTGATAAACATCAACCGAACCGGAATATGTCACATCAAAATATTGAATAGAGGATAAGGTAAGGTTGAGGACTCTGGTTGTAGCATTGCTGTCTCGGGTTTGTTCGATTGAGGTGAGGAAACAAACCAACGCGGGAGATTAATTATTGAGCTTTTGTAGCAGAGATGGATCGGTGGAATATTATTAAACTTCTTCGCTTATGTTTCCAAGACCTCAATCGAACATACCCTCGTCAGCATTTCTCCGAATGTGCAACATTCAATGATGATAATTTAGGCAATAACAAATTATTTCAGATTATTTGAACACCAGATCAGTGTTCATTTTTTTTATTTTATGATTCTCCCCAACAGTTGAGTAGTCATAAGTTATTACACTATCCTGTAACCTGCTACAGTACTTCATTTCAGACACTCGTATTCCTGGTCAATATCAAATGATTGATAACAATTATTAGATTACAGTTAATCATTAACGTTACTTCGACAGAGATTCAACCTCATTGAATTGGAAGGTATTTCAAAATAAGTTGCTGCAATGGTCACTGCTATTGATTCATTGCGTTTTATCATGTACAAGATCAATTCCTGTATGCTCAATTGAAATCAACTATTTAATTGCCTTGAATATTTACAAGTTCTATTTCCTCAATCTTCCGGAAAGAAAAATTGCCGCACCTCCAGCTTATGGAGCAAAGGGATAATGAAAAGCTGGCCTTGAAAATGTAAGCGAAGCAGTCCGGCCATATTCCCCTGCCCCATCTTTCCCCACCAGCGCCCAAAAAAGATCCTCCCGCGCCGGTTCATTTTCCAGCCGGCGTTCATTTCCCTTTGCGACCCCAGTTTCCCAGGCTTTTCCAGTTCCGGGAATAAACAAAAGGCCAGCAAACCCATAATCAATTAAAAATCAAACGATTAAGAATCTGGCATTCCCTTAGCATCTCTCTGATCAGAATAACAAATCAAAACTTATGATCAATGAAATGCTGGTAAATCCTGATCCGTTTGCCAGATCGTTTACACTAGAAATCAGTTGCGATCAGAATTTACACGCCATTGTCCGGTTAATTAATTCAGAGGATCGAATTATCAAATTATTCTCCTGGTACCTGCTCAAGGGAGCGAACATCACAAACATCGATGATATCTTATTCACCAGTAGCGGCAAGTGCAGACTGGATGTGATCAATCAGCATGGTGAATTGTTACACAGCATCGATGTGACCCAATCAAATCAGGATGATAGCAACCCCAACCCCTAAATCCTTCAACTGCAGGTCACATTGTTCATAGTTTGATTCATAGGTTAATGGTTAAATGGTTAAATGGTTAATTGGTTATTGGCTCTTGTTTAGTTTTTTCATGTTTTGGTTTTATCAGGTGGTTTTTCATTTTTTCATGTTGGTTTTTAGGTTAAAGGAATGCCCTCTCCCCGTCCCTTTTTTAACCCCAAACCCTAAACCGTAAGTGGCTTTTTGTTTTTCATGGCAAGCACTACCCCCCTTGCCCTAAACCGTAACAGTATTTTTGCTTGATCCCTACCCATGTCCGCTGCCTTGCATCCGAAGGCAGCTTTTTTTTTATAATTTTGGGCATGGCAAAACTTAGTGTCAATATCAATAAATTCGCAACCCTGCGCAATAGCCGTGGCGGCAACAATCCGGATGTAGTGAAAGCCGCTGTGGATGCACAGCTGTTCGGAGCAGACGGAGTAACCGTTCACCCTCGTCCGGACGAAAGGCATATCCGCTACCAGGATGTACGCGATATCAAAAAGATCATTACCACAGAATTCAATATTGAAGGCAATTGCCGCGAGCAAAAATTCATCGATCTGGTGCTGGAAACAAAACCGCACCAGGTGACACTCGTTCCGGATGCTGAAGGACAGCTCACCTCCGATCATGGATGGGATACCATCAGGTACAGGGATTACCTGAAAGAAGTGATTCCTGTTTTCCAGAAAGCTGGTATCAGGGTTTCCATCTTTGTTGATCCTGTGATCGAAATGGTGAACAGCGCAGCAGAAACAGGAACCGACAGGATCGAACTATACACTGAGGGATATGCGAAATCATTCCACGCAGGAAAAGAACAGGCCATTGCTCCTTATGTGGCGGCAGCCAAACGCGCCGCTGAGCTGAAGCTCGGTATCAATGCAGGTCATGACCTGGACCTTGAAAATCTGGCATGGTTTGCGCAGCAGATACCGGCACTGGATGAAGTGAGTATCGGACATGCACTGGTTTGTGATGCATTGTACCTGGGATATGAGAATGCCGTGCAGTTGTATAAAAGACAATTGATGGCAAAAAAATAACACAGAGAACAACTGATAACAACAATAAACAAGAAACCCCGGCCATTGCTGTGCCGGGGTTTTGCATTGTCATTATGGGTATCAGTTATAATGCAGTTTGAGTTCCACGCGCCTGTTCTTCGCACGGCCGGCAGTTGTTTTATTGTCGGCTACGGGGCGTTCCTGGCCATAGCCCGCAGCGTTGATACGATCATCGCTCACGCCCTTTTTCACTAAATAATCATGAACAGCCTGCGCACGTTTTTCGCTCAGTGTAAGGTTCTTATCGGCTTTGCCGGTATTGTCCGTATGACCTTCCACATCCAGTTTGAGATTGGGATCTTCGTTCAGCAGTTTCACCACATCATCCAGTGATTTATGGGATTTTGCCAGCAGTTGATAGCTGCCTGTTGCAAAGAAGATATTCTTCGCAGCCACATCGATCCTTTTCTTTATTTCTTCCTTTACTTCAGGACAGCCCTGGTTGGAAACAGGTCCGGGAAGATCAGGACATTTATCTTCTTCATCATTCACGCCATCTTTATCGCGGTCGGGAACCGGGCAGCCGTCGTAGCGGGCAACGCCTTTCTCGTTGGGGCATTTATCCACTTCATCATTGATGCCATCGCCATCCGTATCAGGAATGGGGCATCCCTGGTAGCGCGCAAGCCCGGGCACATCAGGACATTTATCTTCAGGATCAGGGATACCGTCTCCATCCCTGTCCGGACAACCCTTGAACTGCGCCAGGCCGGGAATATCCGGGCAGGCATCCAGGCTGTCTACGATACCATCACCATCTGTATCTTTTGGTGGCGGCGGAGGAATGGGAACAGGAACGGGTGCTGCCGCTCTTTTCTTTTTACCGATCACACCGGCCAGGCCGATGCTGTGATAGAAATGATAATTGGCAGATTCGGTTACTGGTATACGGTATTGTGAGTTCACCACCAGGAAAGCTTCATTCAGGATGTTGAACTGAACGCCCACACCTGCGGGAATGAATGCACCGAATGTGCCTTTGTACATAGACGCACCTAAACCTGCCTGCAGATAAGGCGATACCACGTACTTGTTGGAGAACATCTTGCCACGTACAGACACATCGCCTTCCAGGAGGAAATTATCTTTTCCGTAAGTAGATCCGTCCCTGCGGATATAATCCAGGAAAGAACCGGCGAGTGTGGTGGTAAAATCAAAATGCCTGTTGAGCCCCTCCATATAATTGATAGCAAGGCCAGGGCTCATGTCTTTGATCTTGCCAAACTTTTTGTCTCTTAATGCAGTTCCCAGGGAAGTGTTCCTTATATTCTGAGCCGACTTGAAGTCGTTAAAGAAAAAGTGGACGCCTAAAGTGGGATTCTGAATATCATCATCCTGGCCAAAAGCAATCTGAGTTAGGGTGAGAAGAAAGAAAAGGTGTAGTAGGATTCTCTTCATAACGAAACAGTTTTGTAATCGTATTGAGCAAAAATAGCGGGGTACCTATTAAAATGAAAAATAATTTATTAACCGCGGTTAATAAGTTAAGGGCTGGTAAAGATTTGCTCACGGATACAACAAAACGAGTGTTACGGGGTGGTGGGCTTGTTCTTGCCTAGATATTCCACTTTCACGCGCGTTAGCCCGTGACCGGTATACCCGAGTGTTTTAGCCGCAATATGACTTAGGTCGATCAGACGTTTGTTCAGGTGATGCATGCGGTCTGTGATCCTGAGGATCACGCTTCGGTTATTCCGGA
This portion of the Pseudobacter ginsenosidimutans genome encodes:
- the rpe gene encoding ribulose-phosphate 3-epimerase; translation: MPIIAPSLLAADFLHLQEECDMLNKSEADWFHLDVMDGRFVPNISYGLPVIEQIRKTTKKVCDVHLMILEPEKYAEAFKNAGADILTVHIEACVHLHRNLQQIRSLGMKTGVALNPHTPVSLLQDVIQDIDMVLIMSVNPGFGGQTFIPHTLEKLKQLRRMVDEKKLPTIIEVDGGVTLDNAASIVQAGATALVAGSSVFKSPDPIATIAQLKRVG
- a CDS encoding TonB-dependent receptor, yielding MRAILLTLVYLMLILPQAALAQKKPATLSGKVVDENENPLARVSVTILGKRNGVSTSDSGTFTIQAPSDKAFALVFSFTGYKSVQRNFLLSENEAEYVVVRMERGTGMLDSVVVTDQRQRREAGLVLINPKNAINIPAPGGGIESLIKVFVGSNNELTSQYSVRGGNYDENLVYVNDFEIFRPYLVRSGQQEGLSFINPELARNVSFYNGGFQARYGDKMSSVLDIQYKKPKTFGGSAYIGLLEQGLHLEGASKNGKFTYLVGVRNRSNRNLLSSQETKGNYVPSSADLQAQLTYQINQRNSLELLGNISQTKFTLMPEYSQLTSSVFSPLFSANLGLDIFFEGREEDRYRTNMIGLAWIQQLNKKLRLKWMASRFENDEKESIDIMGAYLFGDRSFDKGKPEFGMITNPLGAGVYQNFARNKLNIALYNFSHKGSYDQGKHFIQWGQTVERQSITDKLNEWEYQDSAGYNIPYNPNMFELSKVLKAKADIDVLRLSGYIQDNIIFHDSSDFTLQAGVRYNYNDLNKEFLLSPRIGFSWKPGNWERDIIFRGAAGLYHQPPFYRELRRYDGTINKDLKAQKSWQIAGGMDYNFRSGNRPFRFTAEAYYKNMWDVVPYDIDNVRIRYFGENRAKAYATGLELRLFGELVKDAESWVSLGFMRTREDLDKDTYYDYTLDDNNNPTDSTLKEGGWFRRPSDRLVTFGMFLQDYLATNKNFKVYLNFLYGSNLPYNIPNSVKYRNALEIDPYIRIDIGFSALLLDSEKSNRRSHNPFRNFENIWATLEVFNLIDRDNTISYMLIKDFSNTVFAMPNRLTPRLLNLKLIARF
- a CDS encoding pyridoxine 5'-phosphate synthase; this encodes MAKLSVNINKFATLRNSRGGNNPDVVKAAVDAQLFGADGVTVHPRPDERHIRYQDVRDIKKIITTEFNIEGNCREQKFIDLVLETKPHQVTLVPDAEGQLTSDHGWDTIRYRDYLKEVIPVFQKAGIRVSIFVDPVIEMVNSAAETGTDRIELYTEGYAKSFHAGKEQAIAPYVAAAKRAAELKLGINAGHDLDLENLAWFAQQIPALDEVSIGHALVCDALYLGYENAVQLYKRQLMAKK
- a CDS encoding OmpA family protein, coding for MKRILLHLFFLLTLTQIAFGQDDDIQNPTLGVHFFFNDFKSAQNIRNTSLGTALRDKKFGKIKDMSPGLAINYMEGLNRHFDFTTTLAGSFLDYIRRDGSTYGKDNFLLEGDVSVRGKMFSNKYVVSPYLQAGLGASMYKGTFGAFIPAGVGVQFNILNEAFLVVNSQYRIPVTESANYHFYHSIGLAGVIGKKKRAAAPVPVPIPPPPPKDTDGDGIVDSLDACPDIPGLAQFKGCPDRDGDGIPDPEDKCPDVPGLARYQGCPIPDTDGDGINDEVDKCPNEKGVARYDGCPVPDRDKDGVNDEEDKCPDLPGPVSNQGCPEVKEEIKKRIDVAAKNIFFATGSYQLLAKSHKSLDDVVKLLNEDPNLKLDVEGHTDNTGKADKNLTLSEKRAQAVHDYLVKKGVSDDRINAAGYGQERPVADNKTTAGRAKNRRVELKLHYN